One region of Paenibacillus polymyxa M1 genomic DNA includes:
- a CDS encoding alkaline phosphatase: MLKCWGIHTKKSVAALVATMMLTVSGGTAMAVEKDTSIKNVIILIPDGMANDATALARWYKGSSLTLDSMASGMVRTHSADAPIADSAPAGTAFATGHKSHTGYVGVLPDEATMPGQQPIAAGDAKKPVASILEASKLAGKSTGIIATSEIMHATPADFTAHYPDRKNYDALSMQQAYNGVDVVLGGGGKFLEPAGRKDGQDIIAQIKDQGYDFVTTPEGLKNSTSNKLWGSFSPEALAYNLDRDASKEPSLAEMTTKAIDVLSKNDKGFFLMVEGSKVDWAAHANDPTGIISDVLSFDDAVKVALDYAKQNQNTVVVAVTDHGNGGLTIGSSDTTSNYDKTPLASFIDPLKKAKLTGEGLEAKLNADRSNIKEVLSTYFGITDLTDEEVKTIKNAKEGSMNYAVGPMISKRANIGWTTGGHTGGDVVLYTYAPNGDRPSGVIDNTDVNKYMTRVLGLDLDTVSKQLFVPAKAAFEAKGAKFTADTKVITVTKGSNKLELPVYKNIATLNGKNSTLNGVVVFNGVDYFVPQQAIDLIQ, from the coding sequence ATGCTAAAATGTTGGGGGATACATACGAAAAAATCGGTGGCTGCACTCGTAGCGACAATGATGCTAACCGTAAGCGGCGGGACAGCGATGGCAGTCGAGAAGGATACATCAATTAAAAATGTAATTATTCTGATTCCAGACGGTATGGCTAATGACGCTACTGCACTGGCTAGATGGTACAAAGGATCATCTTTAACGTTAGACAGCATGGCAAGCGGCATGGTGCGCACGCATTCCGCGGATGCACCGATTGCCGATTCTGCTCCAGCGGGTACAGCTTTTGCCACAGGACATAAATCACATACTGGCTATGTAGGTGTTCTTCCGGATGAAGCGACGATGCCTGGACAACAACCGATCGCAGCAGGTGATGCCAAAAAACCTGTAGCTTCCATTCTGGAGGCTTCCAAGCTAGCAGGGAAATCGACCGGAATTATTGCTACTTCGGAGATTATGCATGCGACACCAGCTGATTTTACCGCACATTATCCTGACCGTAAAAATTATGATGCACTCAGCATGCAACAAGCCTACAACGGAGTTGACGTTGTGTTAGGTGGAGGAGGCAAGTTTTTGGAGCCAGCAGGGCGTAAGGACGGCCAAGATATAATTGCTCAAATTAAAGACCAGGGCTATGATTTTGTCACAACACCTGAAGGGTTGAAAAATTCGACCTCCAACAAGCTCTGGGGCAGCTTTTCTCCCGAAGCCCTCGCGTATAACTTGGATCGCGATGCATCCAAGGAACCTAGTTTGGCAGAAATGACAACGAAAGCCATTGATGTGTTATCCAAAAATGATAAAGGCTTTTTCTTAATGGTAGAAGGCAGTAAAGTGGATTGGGCTGCACATGCTAATGATCCAACGGGAATTATTAGTGACGTGCTTTCATTTGACGATGCCGTGAAAGTGGCTCTGGATTACGCCAAGCAAAATCAAAATACTGTCGTCGTAGCAGTGACAGACCACGGAAACGGTGGATTGACGATTGGTAGCAGTGATACAACTAGCAATTATGACAAAACGCCTTTGGCTTCTTTTATAGACCCGCTGAAAAAAGCGAAGCTAACGGGGGAAGGCTTGGAAGCCAAGCTGAATGCAGATCGCAGCAATATTAAAGAGGTGCTTTCCACGTATTTTGGCATCACCGATTTGACAGACGAAGAAGTAAAGACAATTAAAAATGCTAAAGAAGGTAGCATGAATTATGCCGTCGGACCGATGATTAGCAAACGTGCCAATATTGGCTGGACTACGGGTGGACATACAGGAGGCGATGTTGTGTTGTACACGTACGCGCCGAACGGAGACCGTCCATCCGGTGTAATCGACAATACGGATGTAAATAAGTATATGACACGTGTACTTGGACTGGATTTGGATACAGTCAGCAAGCAACTGTTTGTTCCTGCAAAAGCCGCTTTTGAAGCTAAAGGAGCCAAGTTTACTGCAGACACAAAAGTCATTACAGTGACCAAAGGCAGTAACAAGCTGGAGCTTCCAGTATACAAAAATATTGCTACACTCAATGGTAAAAATTCTACGCTCAACGGTGTAGTCGTATTTAACGGCGTTGATTATTTTGTACCCCAGCAAGCGATTGATTTGATTCAGTGA